A genomic region of bacterium contains the following coding sequences:
- a CDS encoding ATPase, T2SS/T4P/T4SS family translates to MLEYRGFYKEEVFHSILSLMAERGFPDLYLVPYNYPILRDSKDHNLYEINFYFKEEYPILTQEDITNIVSIITKKEHIGRRELDTSYSLEDKAYFRVHITSTFGNLGIVMRNIPAKIPSLSDLSFSPEVYERLKMVCDHKDGLVLVTGPTGSGKSTTLSAMIKEMRDTRSLSIVTIEDPVEFVHKPKEGENGLSDIVIQQQVGIDVPSFYDGIVASLRKHPNVILLGEIRGKDEMDEAIIAANTGHLVLATLHTRNAIQTIERIITLRQNISKADAYKEIASVMRAFISQQLTPKIGGGFIPVCEILANTPYVADIIEKGANFMEMKEALDGKTRSPEIISLNEDLFNRWQRKEIERKTALGISYNKVDLDLKMRKFGLQDKEKKEEEEEAFGEKGF, encoded by the coding sequence ATGCTAGAATATCGCGGGTTTTATAAAGAAGAGGTATTTCATTCAATCCTTTCTCTTATGGCAGAAAGGGGTTTTCCAGACCTTTATCTTGTCCCTTATAATTATCCTATATTAAGGGATTCTAAAGACCACAACCTTTATGAAATAAATTTCTATTTTAAAGAAGAATACCCAATATTAACCCAGGAGGATATAACCAATATTGTCTCAATAATAACAAAAAAGGAGCACATTGGAAGAAGAGAGTTAGACACAAGCTATTCATTAGAAGATAAAGCATATTTTAGGGTTCATATTACATCCACCTTTGGAAACCTTGGGATAGTAATGAGAAATATTCCAGCCAAAATTCCATCCCTTTCAGACCTTTCCTTTTCTCCTGAGGTTTATGAAAGGCTTAAGATGGTATGCGACCACAAAGATGGATTGGTTCTTGTTACAGGGCCTACAGGTTCTGGAAAATCAACAACCCTTTCTGCTATGATAAAAGAGATGAGGGATACAAGGTCTCTTTCTATTGTTACTATTGAAGACCCTGTTGAGTTTGTTCATAAACCAAAAGAGGGGGAGAATGGTTTAAGTGATATTGTTATCCAGCAGCAGGTTGGGATTGATGTTCCATCATTTTATGACGGCATTGTTGCTTCTTTGAGAAAGCATCCAAATGTAATTCTGCTTGGAGAAATAAGGGGAAAAGATGAGATGGATGAGGCAATAATAGCCGCAAATACAGGACACCTTGTCTTAGCAACCCTGCATACAAGGAATGCCATACAAACTATTGAGAGAATTATAACCTTGAGGCAGAATATAAGCAAAGCTGATGCATACAAGGAAATTGCCTCTGTAATGAGGGCATTTATATCACAACAACTTACTCCAAAAATAGGGGGAGGATTTATTCCGGTATGTGAAATTCTTGCCAATACACCATATGTTGCTGATATAATTGAAAAGGGAGCAAATTTTATGGAGATGAAGGAGGCTTTGGATGGAAAAACAAGGTCTCCTGAGATAATAAGCCTCAATGAAGATTTATTCAATAGATGGCAGAGAAAGGAAATAGAGAGAAAAACAGCTCTCGGCATCTCATACAACAAGGTAGACCTTGACCTTAAAATGAGAAAATTTGGGCTTCAGGACAAAGAGAAAAAAGAAGAGGAAGAAGAGGCTTTTGGCGAAAAGGGGTTTTAA
- a CDS encoding glycine--tRNA ligase subunit alpha: MTFQDVIFSLQKYWADYGCLIAQPYDIEVGAGTFSPETFFRVLGEKPWKVAYVQASRRPTDGRYGENPNRLCHYYQFQVIIKPIPDDIQDVYLESLNALGAEPNLHDIRFVEDDWESPTLGAGGLGWEVWLDGMEITQFTYFQQMASIHLNPPSCEITYGLERIAMYLQEKDNVFNLVWNNSTTYGDVHLEGEVQFSKFNFKMADPNSHFELFGIYEKESLNLLKKGLFLPAYDYLLKCSHIFNILDARGLISVSERKSCIEKIRNLAKECGFLYLEKNERM, from the coding sequence ATGACCTTTCAGGATGTAATATTTAGTCTTCAGAAATATTGGGCTGATTATGGATGTTTAATAGCCCAACCTTATGACATTGAGGTTGGAGCTGGAACATTTAGCCCAGAAACATTCTTTCGCGTATTGGGAGAAAAACCCTGGAAGGTTGCCTATGTTCAGGCATCAAGAAGGCCAACGGATGGAAGGTATGGAGAAAATCCAAATAGGCTTTGCCATTACTATCAATTTCAAGTTATTATAAAACCAATACCAGATGATATTCAGGATGTCTACCTTGAAAGCCTAAATGCCCTTGGTGCAGAGCCTAATTTACACGATATAAGGTTTGTTGAGGATGATTGGGAATCCCCTACACTTGGTGCAGGAGGTCTGGGATGGGAGGTTTGGCTTGATGGAATGGAGATAACACAATTTACATACTTCCAGCAAATGGCATCTATCCATCTTAATCCTCCTTCTTGCGAGATAACCTATGGGCTTGAAAGGATTGCTATGTATCTTCAAGAGAAGGACAATGTTTTTAACCTTGTCTGGAATAATAGCACAACATATGGAGATGTTCATCTTGAAGGAGAGGTTCAATTTTCTAAATTTAACTTTAAAATGGCAGATCCCAATAGCCACTTTGAGCTATTTGGAATTTATGAGAAGGAATCCCTTAATTTATTAAAAAAAGGGCTTTTTCTTCCTGCCTATGACTATCTTTTAAAATGCTCACATATATTTAATATTTTAGATGCAAGGGGTTTAATAAGCGTTTCTGAAAGAAAGAGCTGCATTGAAAAAATAAGAAACCTTGCGAAGGAATGTGGCTTTCTCTATCTTGAAAAAAATGAACGAATGTGA
- a CDS encoding NUDIX domain-containing protein, whose protein sequence is MNNIIHPKDEVSAVKFNAVRRYVIYVDIRNFSRWNNLEGNNDYFRVKLLKSFYEIIEKYFPRDKNYRKFLGDGVLIIKDYKEEEFDVVLNNLKGLKDEFDKKKKDLSQEGFNFDLLEFGIGMSVGFINEIIYPEEEIYEYIGYLLNLTSRYCDFTRPCGIIIDYDSTVKKAEKIETSGFRRERLVEISGFAGKEVWCSKEVRLSQIHPPTREDEIHQIEVHVAGVCLKREDELKVLVGKRNNKRRLYPGLWECGGGQVHRKEYFEEAIKRQFMEEFGIVVEPLRVLGDYKIVDRENDVIIPGIKFLCRFVDYLDGQVILNKAEFSEYRWILSNELDAYEFIPGIKDDIREAIRLYQEILG, encoded by the coding sequence TTGAATAATATTATCCACCCAAAAGATGAAGTGTCGGCAGTTAAGTTTAATGCAGTAAGAAGATATGTTATCTATGTTGATATTAGAAATTTCTCCCGATGGAACAATCTTGAAGGAAATAATGACTATTTTCGGGTAAAATTATTAAAAAGTTTCTATGAGATTATAGAAAAATATTTTCCAAGAGATAAAAACTATAGAAAATTTCTGGGTGATGGGGTTCTTATCATAAAAGATTATAAGGAGGAGGAATTTGATGTGGTGCTGAATAACCTTAAAGGATTAAAAGATGAATTTGATAAAAAGAAAAAAGACTTAAGCCAAGAAGGTTTCAATTTTGATTTATTAGAATTTGGGATTGGAATGAGTGTTGGTTTTATAAATGAAATAATCTATCCAGAAGAAGAGATTTATGAGTATATTGGATATTTGCTTAATTTAACTTCTCGCTATTGCGATTTTACCAGGCCTTGTGGGATAATAATTGATTATGATTCAACAGTAAAAAAAGCAGAGAAGATTGAAACAAGTGGTTTTAGGAGAGAAAGATTAGTAGAAATAAGTGGTTTTGCGGGAAAGGAGGTTTGGTGTTCTAAGGAAGTTCGTCTTTCTCAAATTCACCCACCTACTCGCGAGGATGAAATTCATCAAATAGAGGTGCATGTGGCGGGTGTTTGTCTCAAAAGAGAAGATGAACTAAAAGTATTGGTGGGTAAACGGAATAATAAAAGAAGGCTTTATCCCGGGCTTTGGGAATGTGGGGGTGGCCAGGTTCATAGAAAAGAATATTTTGAAGAGGCTATAAAAAGGCAGTTTATGGAAGAGTTTGGTATAGTAGTTGAGCCATTAAGGGTATTAGGAGATTATAAGATAGTTGATAGAGAAAATGATGTTATTATTCCCGGGATAAAATTTTTGTGTCGTTTTGTAGATTATCTTGACGGTCAAGTAATCCTTAATAAAGCAGAATTTAGTGAGTATAGGTGGATTCTCTCTAATGAATTAGATGCCTATGAATTTATTCCAGGAATCAAAGATGACATTAGAGAAGCTATAAGGCTTTATCAAGAGATATTGGGATAG